One genomic window of Fusarium keratoplasticum isolate Fu6.1 chromosome 3, whole genome shotgun sequence includes the following:
- a CDS encoding PAN2-PAN3 deadenylation complex catalytic subunit PAN2, with the protein MDGDWDEVARIQFPPPGVHALPTPVTTMTFDTSQELLWTGNDYGRVTSFYGTELQRYTSFKAHASADGPVRQILVNEKGVVALGAKDVHMAMRRGVPMWHIKHDDMDDLRCMSFTSKGTAEIIVAGLQDTMLVIDLIKGDVVKQVPTEHQYTIMRRGRYICAATNNGSVNLLDPVTFAVVKTWNAHSALINDMDAQHDFVVTCGYSLRQGQNLMLDPFLNVFDIKKMTSMPPIPFPAGAAYVRMHPRMLTTSIVVSQGGQIHVVDLMNPNTSNVRQANVLSYLSMFEIAPSGESMALTDVECYVHLWGSPTKLHFVDLPTPIDFATPEEHVPSIEWTSETPFNTIGLPYYRDTLASAWPDIPCDVGAPPVKFDAQFLSGLKATEFGLYGRNTRGLRRNQAEDTRNVNKAGSSGLKAPKFLSEKARELATSQAATSDDRADELAGPFTELEIESKKSEVPVMYRNVEIKYSKFGVDDFDFGFYNKTRHSGLEIHISNSYANSLLQIMHFTPIIRNLALQHAATACVSEICLLCELGFLFDMLQKAEGSICQATNLLKTLSSHPQAGPLGLLEEDPHGSSLNVMLQGLTRFLLDKIVHDHKSINPASSAMDQVLATSATSSIKCMNCRSEYTRPGSTYVNDLLYPSNKPGSRGAKMPRTTFSQVLKNSVERETTSKGWCSRCQRYQTIATRKSIHSIPAVLMLNTAITNSDHRILWSTPGWLPEEIGIIVEHGQFFCYEGEDLKLHLQRGMHNIMVYSLIGMAINIESGQTQKSHLVSMVNVAHAETEAPGESQWHLFNDFLVRSVSTEEALTFNTSWKVPSVVAYQVKEANNKIDMSWKKNIDTSILYQDFSPTTDPESKTYQVLNPETEAPGPETIIALDTEFVAVRQPEIEMNSDGERETIRPIVYALARASVVRGQGEDEGTPFIDDYISIREPIVDYLTSYSGITEQDLDPRVSKHSLLPLKMAYKKMWILLNLGCKFLGHGLKQDFRVINIHIPKSQIIDTIDLFFLKSRLRKLSLAFLAWYLLKEDIQMETHDSIEDSRTALKLYKKYLEFQDAGILETMLQDIYRAGRDVNFKPPRKDDSHVPRSDTPPPLPADTTEPVTPVRNIGIPVQTPGSAFGGGSSWTPGKGSPLP; encoded by the exons ATGGACGGTGATTGGGATGAG GTCGCCCGGATCCAGTTTCCGCCTCCGGGCGTGCACGCGCTTCCCACTCCTGTTACGACTATGACATTTGATACGTCGCAAGAGCTCCTCTGGACTGGCAACGACTAT GGCCGGGTTACTTCTTTCTATGGCACTGAGCTTCAGCGATATACCTCCTTCAAAGCGCACGCGTCCGCCGATGGCCCTGTTCGCCAAATACTGGTTAACGAGAAAGGTGTTGTGGCTCTGGGAGCCAAGGATGTGCAtatggcgatgaggaggggggTACCAATGTGGCATATCAA ACATGATGATATGGATGATTTACGATGTATGAGTTTTACGTCAAAGGGAACTGCAGAAATCATTGTCGCTGGCTTACAAGATACAATGCTTGTTATTGACCTCATTAAGGGTGATGTCGTCAAACAA GTTCCAACTGAACACCAATATACTATCATGAGGCGCGGCCGCTACATTTGCGCCGCAACAAACAATGGTTCCGTCAACCTTCTCGATCCTGTCACATTCGCAGTTGTCAAGACTTGGAATGCCCACTCGGCCTTGATTAACGACATGGACGCCCAGCATGACTTTGTCGTCACCTGCGGATACTCTCTCCGCCAAGGACAGAATCTGATGCTCGACCCCTTCCTCAACGTCTTTGACATCAAAAAGATGACATCGATGCCCCCTATTCCCTTCCCTGCCGGCGCTGCATATGTGCGCATGCATCCTAGGATGCTGACAACAAGCATAGTCGTCTCTCAGGGCGGCCAGATCCATGTGGTGGACCTGATGAATCCTAACACGAGCAACGTTCGCCAGGCCAATGTGCTCTCGTATCTTAGCATGTTCGAGATCGCGCCATCTGGCGAgtcgatggccttgactgATGTCGAGTGCTATGTTCATCTTTGGGGGTCGCCTACCAAGCTTCACTTTGTTGATTTACCTACTCCTATTGATTTCGCAACCCCTGAGGAGCATGTGCCCAGTATCGAATGGACATCAGAGAC GCCATTTAACACTATTGGGTTACCATATTATCGAGACACCCTTGCATCTGCTTGGCCAGACATACCTTGCGATGTAGGTGCGCCTCCCGTCAAGTTCGACGCCCAGTTTCTCTCCGGACTCAAGGCGACTGAATTTGGATTGTACGGCCGCAACACTCGAGGGCTTCGACGAAACCAGGCCGAGGATACTCGTAATGTCAACAAGGCCGGCAGCTCCGGGCTCAAAGCTCCCAAGTTCCTCAGCGAGAAGGCCCGCGAGCTCGCTACATCGCAGGCTGCGACCTCGGACGACAGAGCGGACGAACTTGCTGGTCCCTTTACCGAATTGGAAATTGAGAGCAAGAAGTCGGAGGTGCCGGTCATGTATCGCAATGTTGAGATCAAATACAGCAAGTTTGGTGTCGATGACTTTGATTTTGG ATTCTATAATAAAACCCGGCATTCTGGACTCGAGATTCACATTTCAAACTCGTACGCCAATTCCCTCCTTCAGATTATGCACTTTACTCCCATCATCCGAAATCTCGCCCTCCAACACGCTGCCACCGCATGCGTTAGCGAGATTTGTCTTTTGTGCGAACTCGGCTTCCTTTTTGATATGCTTCAAAAAGCCGAGGGATCTATCTGCCAAGCAACAAACTTGCTCAAGACGCTCAGCAGTCACCCGCAAG CTGGACCGCTTGGacttcttgaggaggaccCTCATGGCTCATCTTTGAACGTCATGTTGCAGGGCCTGACCCGGTTCCTCTTGGATAAGATTGTTCACGACCACAAGTCTATCAATCCAGCATCTTCTGCCATGGATCAAGTGCTAGCGACATCGGCAACCAGTTCGATCAAGTGTATGAACTGCCGAAGCGAGTACACGCGTCCTGGGTCGACCTATGTCAACGATCTACTCTATCCATCAAAC AAACCTGGAAGTCGGGGCGCAAAGATGCCGCGAACCACTTTTTCCCAGGTCCTCAAGAATAGCGTCGAGAGGGAGACAACCTCCAAAGGATGGTGCAGTCGGTGTCAACGATACcagacgatagcgactagAAAGAGCATCCACAGTATCCCAGCCGTGCTCATGCTCAACACAGCCATCACCAATTCTGACCATCGGATCCTTTGGTCGACTCCCGGTTGGCTTCCTGAGGAGATTGGAATCATCGTTGAGCATGGCCAATTCTTTTGCTATGAAGGGGAGGACTTGAAGCTCCATCTGCAACGAGGCATGCACAACATCATGGTGTATTCGCTGATTGGcatggccatcaacatcgagaGCGGCCAGACGCAAAAGTCTCACTTGGTCTCGATGGTCAATG TTGCACACGCGGAAACCGAGGCACCTGGCGAGAGTCAATGGCATCTCTTCAATGACTTTTTGGTGAGATCTGTCAGCACGGAAGAAGCCCTCACTTTCAATACGTCCTGGAAGGTCCCCTCTGTGGTTGCATACCAAGTGAAGGAGGCCAACAATAAGATCGACATGTCGTGGAAGAAGAACATTGACACATCGATACTATATCAAGATTTCAG CCCTACTACGGATCCGGAGTCAAAGACGTATCAGGTCCTCAATCCCGAAACTGAAGCACCTGGACCCGAAACCATTATTGCCCTCGACACCGAGTTTGTTGCAGTGCGACAGCCAGAGATCGAAATGAACTCGGATGGTGAGAGAGAGACCATTCGACCCATTGTGTATGCTCTCGCTCGAGCGTCAGTTGTGCGCGGACAgggtgaagatgagggcaCACCTTTCATCGACGACTACATCTCTATCAGGGAACCAATCGTCGACTATCTCACGTCATACTCTGGAATTACCGAACAGGATCTGGATCCTCGAGTTTCAAAGCACAGCCTTTTACCCCTGAAGATGGCATACAAGAAGATGTGGATTCTTCTCAACCTTGGATGCAAATTCCTGGGTCACGGTCTGAAGCAGGATTTCCGAGTTATCAACATTCATATCCCCAAATCACAGATTATCGACACTATCGACCTGTTTTTCCTCAAGTCCCGCCTGAGAAAGTTGTCATTGGCGTTCCTGGCGTGGTACCTTTTGAAAGAAGACATCCAGATGGAGACGCACGACTCGATCGAGGATTCCCGGACGGCCCTCAAGCTGTATAAGAAATATCTCGAGTTCCAGGATGCCGGGATTCTCGAGACTATGCTGCAAGACATTTACCGTGCGGGTCGAGATGTGAACTTCAAGCCGCCTCGCAAGGATGATTCGCACGTGCCGAGGTCGGATACACCGCCGCCTCTGCCTGCCGACACTACAGAGCCGGTGACGCCAGTGAGAAACATTGGGATCCCGGTCCAGACACCCGGATCAGCGTTTGGGGGCGGCTCGAGCTGGACCCCTGGGAAGGGATCACCACTACCGTAG
- a CDS encoding Methyltransf-25 domain-containing protein: MLLSMDVMKMRDWTYLEDPPKDIGPARHILEVYSKIPYNDLDDHIRRVREKAWCISRYPFVGRWKFLYIPDPKDPRYQQVLFRLNVAGSRDVLLDLGCGVGQVIRQFRADGVDGAQLIGTDLQSKFIDIGYDLFQDRDLLGATFVAGDMLDPEDKELDTLRGKITLVHAGSFFHLFNWVQQLYMGKRLVEFLKPGTRNAMIYGRQVGTNHPGPSSTSNRSAYLHDQASFQQLWDEVGAMTKTRWQVQLEPTGEPVCKLPGFSNNAFPVNFTIYQVS; this comes from the exons ATGTTATTAAGCATGGATGTGATGAAGATGCGAGACTGGACCTATCTGGAGGACCCCCCTAAAGATATCGGTCCAGCTCGACATATTCTCGAGGTATACAGCAAAATTCCTTACAATGACCTCGACGATCACATCCGCCGTGTT CGCGAGAAGGCCTGGTGCATATCCCGCTACCCCTTTGTTGGGCGATGGAAGTTTCTCTACATCCCCGACCCCAAGGACCCTCGCTACCAGCAGGTCCTCTTCCGTCTCAACGTCGCCGGCTCAAGAGATGTCCTACTCGACTTGGGCTGCGGCGTTGGACAGGTCATCCGGCAGTTCCGCGCTGATGGCGTGGATGGCGCACAATTAATTGGCACAGACCTGCAATCCAAGTTTATCGACATCGGCTACGACCTCTTTCAGGATCGAGACCTGCTCGGTGCGACATTTGTTGCAGGCGACATGTTGGAtcccgaggacaaggagctGGACACATTACGCGGCAAGATCACCCTCGTCCACGCCGGCAGTTTCTTCCACCTCTTCAACTGGGTCCAACAACTGTACATGGGGAAGCGTCTAGTTGAATTTCTCAAGCCCGGGACGAGAAACGCGATGATATATGGCCGCCAAGTCGGGACGAACCATCCCGGTCCCTCCTCTACCAGCAATCGATCTGCCTATCTACATGACCAAGCAAGCTTTCAACAGCTCTGGGATGAAGTTGGTGCGATGACAAAGACGCGATGGCAGGTACAGCTCGAACCGACTGGAGAGCCAGTCTGCAAACTGCCCGGCTTTAGCAACAATGCATTCCCAGTCAACTTTACCATTTACCAGGTCTCTTGA